In Thermomonas paludicola, the following are encoded in one genomic region:
- a CDS encoding NUDIX hydrolase: MIRMERSRMDVELDAALADYAARWPEEAATVALFRVLLADAENPFRRERLAGHFTASCWLVDQAGRRVLLTHHRKLGLWLQLGGHADGQRELHLAALREAEEESGLSSLRVEDGIYDLDRHWIPEHKSVPAHWHYDVRYVVHAGGDEAYTVSEESLDLAWRGIEELAVDAATDVSVRRMARKWLARGA, translated from the coding sequence ATGATCCGGATGGAGCGATCACGCATGGATGTCGAACTGGATGCCGCGCTGGCGGACTACGCCGCGCGTTGGCCCGAGGAGGCCGCGACGGTTGCCCTGTTCAGGGTGCTGCTGGCGGATGCCGAAAACCCGTTTCGGCGCGAACGCCTGGCCGGCCATTTCACCGCGTCGTGTTGGCTGGTGGACCAGGCGGGCCGGCGCGTGTTGTTGACCCACCATCGCAAGCTGGGCCTGTGGCTGCAGCTGGGCGGGCATGCCGACGGCCAGCGCGAGTTGCACCTGGCCGCGCTGCGCGAGGCGGAGGAGGAATCGGGCCTGTCCAGCCTGCGCGTGGAAGACGGCATATACGACCTCGACCGGCATTGGATTCCCGAGCACAAATCGGTGCCTGCGCACTGGCATTACGACGTGCGCTACGTCGTCCATGCTGGCGGGGACGAGGCCTACACGGTCAGCGAGGAGTCGCTGGACCTGGCCTGGCGCGGCATCGAGGAACTGGCGGTGGATGCGGCAACCGATGTCTCCGTGCGGCGCATGGCGCGCAAATGGCTGGCGCGCGGCGCATAG
- a CDS encoding amino acid permease: MLFQRVKPLDKILETAAKKSLTRQLGAFQLTMLGIGAIIGTGIFVLTAAAAQKAGPGMMWSFVIAGAVCAVAALCYSEIASMVPVSGSAYTYTYAVMGELLAWTVGWALILEYAVAASAVSVGWSGYFMGLVKSATGFELPALLASGPAWSFVGGMPHVDFSHGVFNLPAVLIALAVTALLVIGTTESARVNAVLVMIKIAALVVFIAVTLPAVNGTHFEPFTPNGWFGNGHGAGLGVVGAAASIFFAYVGFDAVSTAAEETKNPQRNVPIGLLGSLAVCTIFYLLVAAGAVGVIGAQPTAAGVQPGSPEFVEQCKALLALGQQPLVCSNEALAHVLRMMNHNRLGDMVGLAANLALPSVILMMLYGQTRIFFVMARDGLLPEKLADVHPKWKTPHKVTIITGVFVAIAAALFPVGQLADISNSGTLFAFFMVALAVLILRVKDPGRHRPFRTPMVWVVAPLAVAGTVFLFINLPYEAKMVLPVWGAIGLVLYFLYGYRKSHLGRGLLEVHEEDSGIPPPVPPIQ, encoded by the coding sequence ATGCTGTTCCAGCGCGTCAAGCCGCTTGACAAGATTCTTGAAACCGCAGCGAAGAAGTCGCTCACGCGCCAGCTTGGCGCATTCCAGCTCACCATGCTCGGCATCGGCGCCATCATCGGCACCGGCATCTTCGTGCTGACCGCTGCCGCAGCCCAGAAAGCCGGCCCCGGCATGATGTGGAGCTTCGTGATCGCCGGCGCAGTCTGCGCGGTCGCGGCACTTTGCTACTCCGAAATCGCCTCGATGGTGCCGGTCTCCGGTTCGGCCTACACCTACACCTATGCGGTGATGGGCGAGCTGTTGGCCTGGACCGTCGGCTGGGCGCTGATCCTGGAATATGCGGTGGCCGCCTCAGCGGTCTCGGTGGGGTGGTCCGGGTATTTCATGGGGCTGGTCAAGAGCGCGACCGGATTCGAATTACCCGCGCTATTGGCGTCCGGTCCCGCCTGGTCGTTTGTCGGCGGCATGCCCCACGTCGATTTCAGCCACGGCGTGTTCAATCTGCCGGCCGTTCTCATCGCGCTGGCCGTCACCGCCCTGCTGGTCATCGGCACCACCGAAAGTGCGCGCGTCAACGCCGTGCTGGTGATGATCAAGATCGCCGCGCTGGTGGTCTTCATCGCGGTCACCCTGCCCGCCGTCAATGGCACCCATTTCGAGCCGTTCACGCCCAATGGCTGGTTCGGCAATGGGCATGGCGCCGGTCTCGGCGTGGTCGGCGCCGCCGCTTCGATCTTCTTCGCCTACGTCGGCTTCGATGCGGTCTCCACCGCGGCGGAAGAAACCAAGAACCCGCAACGCAACGTGCCCATCGGGCTGCTTGGCAGTCTCGCCGTCTGCACCATCTTCTACCTGCTGGTCGCCGCGGGCGCGGTGGGCGTGATCGGCGCGCAGCCGACTGCAGCAGGCGTGCAGCCGGGTTCGCCGGAGTTCGTGGAACAGTGCAAGGCGCTGCTGGCGCTTGGCCAGCAGCCGCTGGTCTGCTCCAACGAGGCGCTGGCGCACGTGCTGCGCATGATGAACCACAACCGCCTGGGTGACATGGTTGGGCTGGCTGCCAATCTCGCCCTGCCGTCGGTGATCCTGATGATGCTGTATGGCCAGACCCGCATCTTCTTCGTGATGGCGCGCGATGGCCTGCTGCCGGAAAAACTGGCCGACGTGCATCCGAAGTGGAAGACCCCGCACAAGGTCACGATCATCACCGGCGTGTTCGTCGCCATCGCCGCCGCGCTGTTCCCGGTCGGGCAATTGGCCGACATCTCCAATTCGGGCACGCTGTTCGCCTTCTTCATGGTCGCGCTGGCGGTGCTGATCCTGCGCGTGAAAGATCCGGGCCGGCATCGCCCGTTCCGTACTCCGATGGTGTGGGTGGTGGCTCCGCTCGCCGTCGCAGGCACCGTGTTCCTGTTCATCAACCTGCCTTACGAGGCGAAGATGGTGCTGCCGGTGTGGGGCGCCATCGGCCTGGTGCTGTACTTCCTCTATGGCTATCGGAAGAGCCACCTGGGCCGCGGCCTGCTGGAGGTCCACGAGGAAGACAGCGGGATTCCGCCGCCGGTCCCACCGATTCAGTAA